In the Populus trichocarpa isolate Nisqually-1 chromosome 1, P.trichocarpa_v4.1, whole genome shotgun sequence genome, one interval contains:
- the LOC18095082 gene encoding uncharacterized protein LOC18095082 isoform X2 has product MASPSRRHLVHAMVFGLLAINVAANIYDNEEPPRPPHDHEDPPLPYNHKNSLFLPSGFLHRGTPPPPPRSPPPPNKKKTPPPPPKKKKTQSPPPPAKSPPPPPRAKSPPPPPSAKSPPLPSASPPTSSSAPILPPLPSYISPVTSPSKVPPIPSPTPSPTSNLFPSPPYTSPASPPRISPIPSPSPFPSPNLSQSHPHTPPTSPPKVSPIPILSSSPHPNLSPSPSYTSPKISPISPLSAPSTPNLSPSHPHTSPIPTSKVSPFPSLSPSSHPTLSPSPSYTSPKFSPISPLFASPNPNLSPSHPYTSPIPPPKVSPFPSLSPSLHPNLSPSPYYTSPKISPISHLSLSPNPNLSPSHPYTSPIPTPKVSPFPSISSSPHPNLSPSPSYTSPKIPPISQLSPSPNPNLSPSYPYTSPIPTPKVSPFPSLSPSLHPNLSPSPSYTSPKISPISPLSPPPTPNLSPSHPHTPPTSPPKVSPFPSLSPSPHPNLSPSSSYTSSKISPISQLSPSPTPNLSPSHPHTPPTSPPKVSPFPSLSPSPHPNLSPSSSYTSPKISPISPLSPPPTPNLSLSHSHTPPTSPPKVSPFPSLPPSSHPNLSPSPSYTSSKISPISPLSAPPTPNLSPSHPHTSPIPTPKVSPFPSLSPSSHPNLSPSPSYTSPKISPISPLFASPNPNLSPSHPYTSPIPTAKVSPFPSLSPSPHPNLSPSPSYTSPKISPISHLSLSPNPNLSPSHPYTSPIPTPKVSPFPSISSSPHPNLSPSPSYTSPKIPPISQLSPSPNPNVFPSHPYTSPIPTPKVSPFPSLSPSLHPNLSPSPSYTSPKISPISPLSPPPTPNLSPSHPHISPTSPPKVSPFPSLSSSPHPNLSPSPSYTSPKIPPISQLSPSPNPNLFPSHPYTSPIPTPKVSPFPSLSPSLHPNLSPSSSYTSPKISPISPLSPPPTPYLSPSHPHTPSTSPPKVSPFPSLPPSPHPNLSPSPSYTSPKISPTSPLSPSPSPSPNLSPSHPYTSPIPPPKVSQFQSLSPSPHPNLSPSPSYTSPKISPISQLSPSSNPNLSPSHPYTSSIPTPKVSPFPSLSPSSHPNLSPSPSYTSPNISPISPLSPSPSPNPNLSPSHPYTPPTYIPKISPIPSHPYTSPIPPPKVSPFPSLSPSPHPNLSLSPSYTSPKISPISQLSPSSNPNLSPSHPYTSPIPTPKVSPFPSLSPSSHHNLSPSPSYTSPKISPISPLSPSPSPNPNLSPSHPYTPPTYPPKISPIPSHPYTSPIPTPKVSPFPSLSPSPTPNLSPSHPYTPPTYPPKISPIPSHPYTSPIPPPKVSPFPSLSPSPTPNLSPSRPYTPPTYPPKISPIRSHPYTSPIPPPKVSPFPSLSPSPTPNLSPSHPYTPPTYPSKISPFPSPRYTSPPPPPPILKSSPPPWFTLPPFFPFKSPPPPSPSPPPPILKSPPPPRFTFPPFFPFKSPPPPSPSPPPHILKSPPPPWFFLPPFFFKSPPPLSPSPPSSNN; this is encoded by the exons AAGTCTCCACCATTGCCATCAGCTTCACCTCCGACCTCATCTTCAGCTCCCATTTTACCTCCATTGCCTTCTTATATTTCTCCAGTTACATCCCCTTCAAAAGTTCCACCAATCCCATCCCCAACCCCATCCCCGACATCAAATTTATTTCCATCTCCTCCTTATACTTCACCAGCATCCCCTCCAAGAATTTCACCCAttccatcaccatcaccatttCCATCTCCTAATTTATCTCAATCACATCCTCATACTCCTCCAACATCCCCTCCAAAAGTTTCACCAATTCCAATACTATCCTCATCCCCGCATCCCAATTTATCTCCATCCCCTTCTTATACTTCACCAAAAATCTCACCAATTTCACCACTATCCGCACCCTCAACTCCTAATTTATCTCCATCACATCCTCATACTTCCCCGATACCCACTTCAAAAGTTTCACCATTTCCATCACTATCCCCATCTTCGCATCCCACTTTATCACCATCACCTTCTTATACTTCTCCAAAATTCTCACCAATTTCACCACTATTCGCATCCCCAAATCCCAATTTATCTCCATCACATCCTTATACATCCCCGATACCCCCTCCAAAAGTTTCACCATTTCCATCACTATCCCCATCCCTGCATCCCAATTTATCTCCATCACCTTATTATACTTCTCCCAAAATCTCACCAATTTCACATCTATCCCTATCCCCGAATCCCAATTTATCTCCATCACATCCTTATACTTCCCCAATACCCACTCCAAAAGTTTCACCATTTCCATCAATATCCTCATCCCCACATCCCAATTTATCTCCATCGCCTTCTTATACTTCTCCCAAAATCCCACCAATTTCACAACTATCCCCATCCCCGAATCCCAATTTATCTCCATCATATCCTTATACTTCCCCGATACCCACTCCAAAAGTTTCACCATTTCCATCACTATCCCCATCTTTGCATCCCAATTTATCACCATCGCCTTCTTATACTTCTCCAAAAATCTCACCAATTTCACCACTATCCCCACCCCCAACTCCTAATTTATCTCCATCACATCCTCACACTCCTCCGACATCCCCTCCAAAAGTTTCACCATTTCCATCACTATCCCCATCCCCACATCCCAACTTATCTCCATCGTCTTCTTATACTTCTTCTAAAATCTCACCAATTTCACAACTATCCCCATCCCCAACTCCTAATTTATCTCCATCACATCCTCATACTCCTCCGACATCCCCTCCAAAAGTGTCACCATTTCCATCACTATCCCCATCCCCGCATCCCAATTTATCACCATCGTCTTCTTATACTTCTCCAAAAATCTCACCAATTTCACCACTATCCCCACCACCAACTCCTAATTTATCTCTATCACATTCTCACACTCCTCCGACATCCCCTCCAAAAGTTTCACCATTTCCATCACTACCCCCATCATCGCATCCTAATTTATCTCCATCGCCTTCTTATACTTCTTCAAAAATCTCACCAATTTCACCACTATCCGCACCCCCAACTCCTAATTTATCTCCATCACATCCTCATACTTCCCCGATACCCACTCCAAAAGTTTCACCATTTCCATCACTATCCCCATCTTCGCATCCCAATTTATCACCATCACCTTCTTATACTTCTCCAAAAATCTCACCAATTTCACCACTATTCGCATCCCCAAATCCCAATTTATCTCCATCACATCCTTATACTTCCCCGATACCCACTGCAAAAGTTTCACCATTTCCATCACTATCCCCATCCCCGCATCCCAATTTATCTCCATCTCCTTCTTATACTTCTCCCAAAATCTCACCAATTTCACATCTATCCCTATCCCCGAATCCCAATTTATCTCCATCACATCCTTATACTTCCCCGATACCCACTCCAAAAGTTTCACCATTTCCATCAATATCCTCATCCCCGCATCCCAATTTATCTCCATCACCTTCTTATACTTCTCCCAAAATCCCACCAATTTCACAACTATCCCCATCCCCGAATCCCAATGTATTTCCATCACATCCTTATACTTCCCCGATACCCACTCCAAAAGTTTCACCATTTCCATCACTATCCCCATCTTTGCATCCCAATTTATCACCATCGCCTTCTTATACTTCTCCAAAAATCTCACCAATTTCACCACTATCCCCACCCCCAACTCCTAATTTATCTCCATCACATCCTCACATTTCTCCGACATCCCCTCCAAAAGTTTCACCATTTCCATCACTATCCTCATCCCCGCATCCCAATTTATCTCCATCACCTTCTTATACTTCTCCCAAAATCCCACCAATTTCACAACTATCCCCATCCCCGAATCCCAATTTATTTCCATCACATCCTTATACTTCCCCGATACCCACTCCAAAAGTTTCACCATTTCCATCACTATCCCCATCCCTGCATCCTAATTTATCACCATCGTCTTCTTATACTTCTCCAAAAATCTCACCAATTTCACCACTATCCCCACCCCCAACTCCTTATTTATCTCCATCACATCCTCACACTCCTTCGACATCCCCTCCAAAAGTTTCACCATTTCCATCACTACCCCCATCCCCGCATCCCAATTTATCTCCATCGCCTTCTTATACTTCTCCAAAAATCTCACCAACTTCACCACTATCCCCATCCCCATCCCCAAGTCCCAATTTATCTCCATCACATCCTTATACATCCCCGATACCCCCTCCAAAAGTTTCACAATTTCAATCATTATCCCCATCCCCGCATCCCAATTTATCTCCATCGCCTTCTTATACTTCTCCCAAAATCTCACCGATTTCACAACTATCCCCATCTTCAAATCCCAATTTATCTCCATCACATCCTTATACTTCCTCGATACCCACTCCAAAAGTTTCACCATTTCCATCACTATCCCCATCTTCGCATCCCAATTTATCACCATCGCCTTCTTATACTTCTCCAAATATCTCACCAATTTCACCACTATCCCCATCCCCATCCCCGAATCCTAATTTATCTCCATCACATCCTTATACTCCTCCGACATACATTCCCAAAATTTCACCAATTCCATCACATCCTTATACTTCCCCAATACCCCCTCCAAAAGTTTCACCATTTCCATCACTATCCCCATCCCCGCATCCCAATTTATCTCTATCGCCTTCTTATACTTCTCCCAAAATCTCACCGATTTCACAACTATCCCCATCTTCGAATCCCAATTTATCTCCATCACATCCTTATACTTCCCCGATACCCACTCCAAAAGTTTCACCATTTCCATCACTATCCCCATCTTCGCATCACAATTTATCTCCATCGCCTTCTTATACTTCTCCAAAAATCTCACCAATTTCACCACTATCCCCATCCCCATCCCCGAATCCTAATTTATCTCCATCACATCCTTATACTCCTCCGACATACCCTCCCAAAATTTCACCAATTCCATCACATCCTTATACTTCCCCGATACCCACTCCAAAAGTTTCACCATTTCCATCACTATCCCCATCCCCAACTCCTAATTTATCTCCATCACATCCTTATACTCCTCCAACATACCCTCCAAAAATTTCACCAATTCCATCACATCCTTATACTTCCCCGATTCCCCCTCCAAAAGTTTCACCATTTCCATCACTATCCCCATCCCCAACTCCTAATTTATCTCCATCACGTCCTTATACTCCTCCTACATACCCTCCAAAAATTTCACCAATTCGATCACATCCTTATACTTCCCCGATTCCCCCTCCAAAAGTTTCACCATTTCCATCACTATCCCCATCCCCAACTCCTAATTTATCTCCATCACATCCTTATACTCCTCCGACATACCCTTCAAAAATTTCACCATTTCCATCACCTCGTTATACTTCTCCTCCACCCCCTCCACCTATCCTCAAATCTTCGCCTCCTCCGTG GTTTACACTTCCTCCCTTCTTTCCCTTTAAATCCCCGCCACCTCCATCTCCTTCTCCCCCTCCACCTATCCTCAAATCTCCACCTCCTCCGAGGTTTACATTTCCTCCCTTCTTCCCCTTTAAATCCCCGCCACCTCCATCTCCTTCTCCCCCTCCACATATCCTTAAATCTCCACCTCCTCCATGGTTCTTTTTGCctccctttttctttaaatcccCACCTCCTCTATCTCCATCACCTCCTTCATCAAATAATTAA
- the LOC18095082 gene encoding uncharacterized protein LOC18095082 isoform X1 yields MASPSRRHLVHAMVFGLLAINVAANIYDNEEPPRPPHDHEDPPLPYNHKNSLFLPSGFLHRGTPPPPPRSPPPPNKKKTPPPPPKKKKTQSPPPPAKSPPPPPRAKSPPPPPSAKSPPLPSASPPTSSSAPILPPLPSYISPVTSPSKVPPIPSPTPSPTSNLFPSPPYTSPASPPRISPIPSPSPFPSPNLSQSHPHTPPTSPPKVSPIPILSSSPHPNLSPSPSYTSPKISPISPLSAPSTPNLSPSHPHTSPIPTSKVSPFPSLSPSSHPTLSPSPSYTSPKFSPISPLFASPNPNLSPSHPYTSPIPPPKVSPFPSLSPSLHPNLSPSPYYTSPKISPISHLSLSPNPNLSPSHPYTSPIPTPKVSPFPSISSSPHPNLSPSPSYTSPKIPPISQLSPSPNPNLSPSYPYTSPIPTPKVSPFPSLSPSLHPNLSPSPSYTSPKISPISPLSPPPTPNLSPSHPHTPPTSPPKVSPFPSLSPSPHPNLSPSSSYTSSKISPISQLSPSPTPNLSPSHPHTPPTSPPKVSPFPSLSPSPHPNLSPSSSYTSPKISPISPLSPPPTPNLSLSHSHTPPTSPPKVSPFPSLPPSSHPNLSPSPSYTSSKISPISPLSAPPTPNLSPSHPHTSPIPTPKVSPFPSLSPSSHPNLSPSPSYTSPKISPISPLFASPNPNLSPSHPYTSPIPTAKVSPFPSLSPSPHPNLSPSPSYTSPKISPISHLSLSPNPNLSPSHPYTSPIPTPKVSPFPSISSSPHPNLSPSPSYTSPKIPPISQLSPSPNPNVFPSHPYTSPIPTPKVSPFPSLSPSLHPNLSPSPSYTSPKISPISPLSPPPTPNLSPSHPHISPTSPPKVSPFPSLSSSPHPNLSPSPSYTSPKIPPISQLSPSPNPNLFPSHPYTSPIPTPKVSPFPSLSPSLHPNLSPSSSYTSPKISPISPLSPPPTPYLSPSHPHTPSTSPPKVSPFPSLPPSPHPNLSPSPSYTSPKISPTSPLSPSPSPSPNLSPSHPYTSPIPPPKVSQFQSLSPSPHPNLSPSPSYTSPKISPISQLSPSSNPNLSPSHPYTSSIPTPKVSPFPSLSPSSHPNLSPSPSYTSPNISPISPLSPSPSPNPNLSPSHPYTPPTYIPKISPIPSHPYTSPIPPPKVSPFPSLSPSPHPNLSLSPSYTSPKISPISQLSPSSNPNLSPSHPYTSPIPTPKVSPFPSLSPSSHHNLSPSPSYTSPKISPISPLSPSPSPNPNLSPSHPYTPPTYPPKISPIPSHPYTSPIPTPKVSPFPSLSPSPTPNLSPSHPYTPPTYPPKISPIPSHPYTSPIPPPKVSPFPSLSPSPTPNLSPSRPYTPPTYPPKISPIRSHPYTSPIPPPKVSPFPSLSPSPTPNLSPSHPYTPPTYPSKISPFPSPRYTSPPPPPPILKSSPPPWFTLPPFFSFKSPPPLSHSPPPPILKSPPPPRFTLPPFFPFKSPPPPSPSPPPPILKSPPPPRFTFPPFFPFKSPPPPSPSPPPHILKSPPPPWFFLPPFFFKSPPPLSPSPPSSNN; encoded by the coding sequence AAGTCTCCACCATTGCCATCAGCTTCACCTCCGACCTCATCTTCAGCTCCCATTTTACCTCCATTGCCTTCTTATATTTCTCCAGTTACATCCCCTTCAAAAGTTCCACCAATCCCATCCCCAACCCCATCCCCGACATCAAATTTATTTCCATCTCCTCCTTATACTTCACCAGCATCCCCTCCAAGAATTTCACCCAttccatcaccatcaccatttCCATCTCCTAATTTATCTCAATCACATCCTCATACTCCTCCAACATCCCCTCCAAAAGTTTCACCAATTCCAATACTATCCTCATCCCCGCATCCCAATTTATCTCCATCCCCTTCTTATACTTCACCAAAAATCTCACCAATTTCACCACTATCCGCACCCTCAACTCCTAATTTATCTCCATCACATCCTCATACTTCCCCGATACCCACTTCAAAAGTTTCACCATTTCCATCACTATCCCCATCTTCGCATCCCACTTTATCACCATCACCTTCTTATACTTCTCCAAAATTCTCACCAATTTCACCACTATTCGCATCCCCAAATCCCAATTTATCTCCATCACATCCTTATACATCCCCGATACCCCCTCCAAAAGTTTCACCATTTCCATCACTATCCCCATCCCTGCATCCCAATTTATCTCCATCACCTTATTATACTTCTCCCAAAATCTCACCAATTTCACATCTATCCCTATCCCCGAATCCCAATTTATCTCCATCACATCCTTATACTTCCCCAATACCCACTCCAAAAGTTTCACCATTTCCATCAATATCCTCATCCCCACATCCCAATTTATCTCCATCGCCTTCTTATACTTCTCCCAAAATCCCACCAATTTCACAACTATCCCCATCCCCGAATCCCAATTTATCTCCATCATATCCTTATACTTCCCCGATACCCACTCCAAAAGTTTCACCATTTCCATCACTATCCCCATCTTTGCATCCCAATTTATCACCATCGCCTTCTTATACTTCTCCAAAAATCTCACCAATTTCACCACTATCCCCACCCCCAACTCCTAATTTATCTCCATCACATCCTCACACTCCTCCGACATCCCCTCCAAAAGTTTCACCATTTCCATCACTATCCCCATCCCCACATCCCAACTTATCTCCATCGTCTTCTTATACTTCTTCTAAAATCTCACCAATTTCACAACTATCCCCATCCCCAACTCCTAATTTATCTCCATCACATCCTCATACTCCTCCGACATCCCCTCCAAAAGTGTCACCATTTCCATCACTATCCCCATCCCCGCATCCCAATTTATCACCATCGTCTTCTTATACTTCTCCAAAAATCTCACCAATTTCACCACTATCCCCACCACCAACTCCTAATTTATCTCTATCACATTCTCACACTCCTCCGACATCCCCTCCAAAAGTTTCACCATTTCCATCACTACCCCCATCATCGCATCCTAATTTATCTCCATCGCCTTCTTATACTTCTTCAAAAATCTCACCAATTTCACCACTATCCGCACCCCCAACTCCTAATTTATCTCCATCACATCCTCATACTTCCCCGATACCCACTCCAAAAGTTTCACCATTTCCATCACTATCCCCATCTTCGCATCCCAATTTATCACCATCACCTTCTTATACTTCTCCAAAAATCTCACCAATTTCACCACTATTCGCATCCCCAAATCCCAATTTATCTCCATCACATCCTTATACTTCCCCGATACCCACTGCAAAAGTTTCACCATTTCCATCACTATCCCCATCCCCGCATCCCAATTTATCTCCATCTCCTTCTTATACTTCTCCCAAAATCTCACCAATTTCACATCTATCCCTATCCCCGAATCCCAATTTATCTCCATCACATCCTTATACTTCCCCGATACCCACTCCAAAAGTTTCACCATTTCCATCAATATCCTCATCCCCGCATCCCAATTTATCTCCATCACCTTCTTATACTTCTCCCAAAATCCCACCAATTTCACAACTATCCCCATCCCCGAATCCCAATGTATTTCCATCACATCCTTATACTTCCCCGATACCCACTCCAAAAGTTTCACCATTTCCATCACTATCCCCATCTTTGCATCCCAATTTATCACCATCGCCTTCTTATACTTCTCCAAAAATCTCACCAATTTCACCACTATCCCCACCCCCAACTCCTAATTTATCTCCATCACATCCTCACATTTCTCCGACATCCCCTCCAAAAGTTTCACCATTTCCATCACTATCCTCATCCCCGCATCCCAATTTATCTCCATCACCTTCTTATACTTCTCCCAAAATCCCACCAATTTCACAACTATCCCCATCCCCGAATCCCAATTTATTTCCATCACATCCTTATACTTCCCCGATACCCACTCCAAAAGTTTCACCATTTCCATCACTATCCCCATCCCTGCATCCTAATTTATCACCATCGTCTTCTTATACTTCTCCAAAAATCTCACCAATTTCACCACTATCCCCACCCCCAACTCCTTATTTATCTCCATCACATCCTCACACTCCTTCGACATCCCCTCCAAAAGTTTCACCATTTCCATCACTACCCCCATCCCCGCATCCCAATTTATCTCCATCGCCTTCTTATACTTCTCCAAAAATCTCACCAACTTCACCACTATCCCCATCCCCATCCCCAAGTCCCAATTTATCTCCATCACATCCTTATACATCCCCGATACCCCCTCCAAAAGTTTCACAATTTCAATCATTATCCCCATCCCCGCATCCCAATTTATCTCCATCGCCTTCTTATACTTCTCCCAAAATCTCACCGATTTCACAACTATCCCCATCTTCAAATCCCAATTTATCTCCATCACATCCTTATACTTCCTCGATACCCACTCCAAAAGTTTCACCATTTCCATCACTATCCCCATCTTCGCATCCCAATTTATCACCATCGCCTTCTTATACTTCTCCAAATATCTCACCAATTTCACCACTATCCCCATCCCCATCCCCGAATCCTAATTTATCTCCATCACATCCTTATACTCCTCCGACATACATTCCCAAAATTTCACCAATTCCATCACATCCTTATACTTCCCCAATACCCCCTCCAAAAGTTTCACCATTTCCATCACTATCCCCATCCCCGCATCCCAATTTATCTCTATCGCCTTCTTATACTTCTCCCAAAATCTCACCGATTTCACAACTATCCCCATCTTCGAATCCCAATTTATCTCCATCACATCCTTATACTTCCCCGATACCCACTCCAAAAGTTTCACCATTTCCATCACTATCCCCATCTTCGCATCACAATTTATCTCCATCGCCTTCTTATACTTCTCCAAAAATCTCACCAATTTCACCACTATCCCCATCCCCATCCCCGAATCCTAATTTATCTCCATCACATCCTTATACTCCTCCGACATACCCTCCCAAAATTTCACCAATTCCATCACATCCTTATACTTCCCCGATACCCACTCCAAAAGTTTCACCATTTCCATCACTATCCCCATCCCCAACTCCTAATTTATCTCCATCACATCCTTATACTCCTCCAACATACCCTCCAAAAATTTCACCAATTCCATCACATCCTTATACTTCCCCGATTCCCCCTCCAAAAGTTTCACCATTTCCATCACTATCCCCATCCCCAACTCCTAATTTATCTCCATCACGTCCTTATACTCCTCCTACATACCCTCCAAAAATTTCACCAATTCGATCACATCCTTATACTTCCCCGATTCCCCCTCCAAAAGTTTCACCATTTCCATCACTATCCCCATCCCCAACTCCTAATTTATCTCCATCACATCCTTATACTCCTCCGACATACCCTTCAAAAATTTCACCATTTCCATCACCTCGTTATACTTCTCCTCCACCCCCTCCACCTATCCTCAAATCTTCGCCTCCTCCGTGGTTTACTCTTCCTCccttcttttcctttaaatCCCCGCCACCTCTATCTCATTCTCCCCCTCCACCTATCCTCAAATCTCCACCTCCTCCAAGGTTTACACTTCCTCCCTTCTTTCCCTTTAAATCCCCGCCACCTCCATCTCCTTCTCCCCCTCCACCTATCCTCAAATCTCCACCTCCTCCGAGGTTTACATTTCCTCCCTTCTTCCCCTTTAAATCCCCGCCACCTCCATCTCCTTCTCCCCCTCCACATATCCTTAAATCTCCACCTCCTCCATGGTTCTTTTTGCctccctttttctttaaatcccCACCTCCTCTATCTCCATCACCTCCTTCATCAAATAATTAA